From Tachypleus tridentatus isolate NWPU-2018 chromosome 8, ASM421037v1, whole genome shotgun sequence, a single genomic window includes:
- the LOC143222151 gene encoding hsp70-binding protein 1, with protein MSEGQGSCYPRNLQGLLRFCTENTQAEDSTHPTDTSSIDPERREWLEQALNSMTVSVVEEMEKCLQILRNSINDEKADGDAFAEQKVTLEKLLDFVDSMDNAIDFHKLGGFSLLQPLLKEPDTEVKALTAELVAELVQNNSYCQKAAIEHHLVETLLNVIDHDPEELVKVKALYAISCLCRQCPEAQQVMEQTGGFSVLLRALQSPIEKLKIKTCFLLSNLCSQEPTYRELLFKMGFVEQLAALLQTEHNRSHEYLMSAVLALVSDHPQAQEECHRPELGLKSILENRLKLLEGKEEFQEELHYCHQLLNLCFN; from the exons ATGAGTGAGGGACAGGGCAGCTGCTATCCAAGAAACCTGCAGGGTCTGCTGAGGTTTTGTACAGAAAACACTCAAGCTGAAGATTCAACTCATCCCACAGATACTTCCTCAATTGATCCTGAA AGGAGAGAGTGGCTTGAGCAAGCCTTAAACAGTATGACAGTCTCTGTTGTTGAAGAGATGGAGAAATGTTTACAGATTCTCAGGAATAGTATCAATGATGAAAAAGCTGATGGTGATGCGTTTGCTGAGCAGAAGGTAACTCTGGAGAAACTTCTAGATTTTGTTGATTCCATGGATAATGCTATAG ATTTTCACAAACTTGGAGGATTTTCACTTCTGCAGCCTCTGTTGAAAGAACCAGATACAGAAGTGAAAGCTCTAACAGCAGAACTAGTTGCTGAACTTGTCCAGAATAATTCATACTGTCAAAAGGCAGCCATAGAGCATCACCTGGTGGAGACTTTACTGAATGTCATAGATCATGATCCTGAAGAACTAGTTAAAGTTAAAGCTCTCTATGCTATATCCT GTCTGTGCAGACAATGTCCTGAAGCTCAACAGGTGATGGAGCAAACAGGTGGCTTTTCTGTTCTCCTTCGAGCACTTCAATCTCCTatagaaaaattgaaaataaaaacttgtttccTGTTATCTAATCTTTGTTCTCAAGAGCCTACCTATAGGG aaCTATTATTCAAGATGGGATTTGTAGAACAACTAGCAGCCCTTCTTCAAACTGAACATAACAGAAGTCATGAATATCTTATGAGTGCTGTTCTAGCTCTTGTGTCAGACCATCCACAAGCTCAGGAAGAATGTCATAGGCCTGAGCTAGGACTGAAAAGTATTCTAGAAAATCGTTTAAAGTTGTTAGAGGGGAAGGAAGAATTTCAGGAAGAGCTACATTACTGTCACCAGTTGCTTAATCTGTGTTTTAATTAG